From Mytilus edulis chromosome 8, xbMytEdul2.2, whole genome shotgun sequence, one genomic window encodes:
- the LOC139484753 gene encoding uncharacterized protein, producing the protein MESICNPCERRNIVSKLTHWCSDCEDGLCGKCLKDHKAIKLTQHHHVTEMTELSIEKAKLLLIPECDKHPGCKEDFICLEHDLICCHTCLQSDHKDCNQVSNVNILAKGIRKSEMYLANRRTMQEVRKAMKGIDEERQSAKEGVIKQQQRIRMEIANTKSKFMEHINNLENVLLHELSKIEKENNILIEEEITALLKTEKEIKEDEQILKFIANNGSESRLFSFLKKQRRKQDNTIGLLEEIPPASRVMIKFGEASHELDAIKAIGFLSVHYEIVNSGKVRIPSTNKKYHNNAAQTNSNQRRHTSLTSTECLRHFPMLKETLQIQLDPKDFVERNEKYRKLNLLKVWLAVKNDNCLLIAGHVNILEEQTEENKLAKYKNNYRVVKYMYDDKGLTYINGRDIYCDLYNESNYSYSHDNMALSCIPKSTQAVLLYQTRRFELLDSESMERQWCLKLDHEFEALATDEKFIYIASGDMLYKYNRIGCLMDQTTFRYCSWFGLSLNGNFACRDGRKFCLLKADGSEIFSYHPADLKRVTIDNTGNIYLATRDGIQLLDPLKMETDMVYRYDKKFADGLQAIVCNRVKHTLFLLGRQSTKKEEFGKHQCDGSMNSCSENSRTYYVCLLCNYRTDSYSNNHCKGRRDRISDFNKFVIKVLTK; encoded by the coding sequence ATGGAATCTATTTGCAACCCTTGTGAGAGAAGAAACATTGTATCTAAGTTAACACACTGGTGTAGTGATTGTGAGGATGGGCTTTGCGGGAAATGTCTTAAGGATCACAAAGCAATAAAATTAACACAACACCATCATGTCACTGAAATGACCGAATTATCTATTGAAAAAGCTAAACTACTCTTAATTCCTGAATGTGATAAACATCCGGGTTGTAAAGAAGATTTTATTTGCCTAGAACACGATCTTATTTGCTGCCATACATGTCTCCAGTCAGATCATAAGGACTGTAATCAAGTTTCGAATGTGAATATTTTGGCAAAGGGGATAAGAAAGTCTGAAATGTATTTAGCTAACAGACGAACGATGCAAGAAGTGAGGAAAGCTATGAAAGGGATTGACGAAGAAAGGCAAAGTGCAAAGGAAGGCgttataaaacaacaacaaagaatCAGAATGGAAATAGCTAATACCAAATCAAAGTTCATGGAACATATCAACAATTTAGAAAACGTCCTGTTACATGAACTTTCAAAGATCGAAAAAGAGAACAACATTTTAATTGAGGAAGAAATTACTGCCTTACTAAAaactgaaaaagaaatcaaagaaGATGAACAAATCTTGAAGTTTATTGCTAATAATGGATCTGAAAGTAGATTGTTTTCATTTCTAAAGAAACAGAGAAGAAAACAAGACAACACTATTGGACTGCTTGAAGAAATACCACCAGCATCCAGAGTAATGATAAAGTTTGGTGAAGCTAGTCATGAATTAGATGCAATCAAAGCAATTGGGTTCCTTTCCGTTCATTACGAGATTGTTAATTCAGGAAAAGTAAGGATACCttccacaaataaaaaatatcacaataacGCAGCTCAAACGAATTCAAATCAAAGAAGACATACTTCATTAACGTCAACAGAATGCTTACGACATTTCCCAATGCTGAAAGAAACCTTGCAAATACAACTTGACCCAAAAGATTTTgttgaaagaaatgaaaaatatcgAAAATTGAATTTGCTTAAAGTTTGGCTTGCTGTTAAGAATGACAATTGTTTACTTATTGCCGGTCACGTAAACATACTAGAGGAACAAACAGAAGAGAATAAATTAGCAAAGTACAAAAACAACTACAGAgttgtaaaatacatgtatgatgaCAAAGGACTAACATATATCAATGGACGGGACATCTACTGTGACTTGTACAACGAAAGTAATTATAGTTATTCACATGATAATATGGCACTCAGTTGCATTCCTAAATCAACACAGGCAGTGTTATTGTATCAAACAAGGAGATTTGAACTACTGGACTCAGAATCCATGGAAAGACAATGGTGCTTAAAACTTGATCATGAATTCGAAGCATTAGCCactgatgaaaaatttatatatatagcaTCTGGGGACATGCTGTACAAATATAATCGTATCGGTTGTCTAATGGATCAGACTACATTCAGATATTGCAGTTGGTTTGGCTTGTCATTAAATGGTAATTTTGCATGCCGTGACGGTCGTAAATTCTGTTTGTTAAAAGCCGATGGCTCTGAAATCTTCTCTTACCATCCTGCAGACCTAAAGAGAGTAACTATAGACAATACTGGGAATATTTATCTGGCAACTAGAGATGGCATACAACTATTAGATCCACTAAAGATGGAAACTGATATGGTTTATAGATATGATAAAAAATTTGCTGATGGATTGCAGGCAATTGTTTGTAATCGGGTTAAACACACACTGTTCCTCCTAGGAAGACAAAGTACAAAGAAAGAAGAATTTGGAAAGCACCAATGTGATGGAAGTATGAACAGTTGTTCTGAAAATTCAAGAACATATTATGTTTGCCTTTTGTGTAATTATCGAACGGATTCATATTCAAACAACCATTGTAAAGGACGTCGGGACAGAATCTCGGATTTCAACAAATTCGTTATAAAAGTtttaacaaagtaa